In Phlebotomus papatasi isolate M1 chromosome 1, Ppap_2.1, whole genome shotgun sequence, the following proteins share a genomic window:
- the LOC129799178 gene encoding coiled-coil-helix-coiled-coil-helix domain-containing protein 1 yields MRIPSVILLQRTPPQNEKKVPFKEALPLKLKDHVSGKGGAQSDVACLHEMSILFACLKGAEFNESACVKEITSLKKCYKTFLDTKTQKKAEDKAGGMVTGKDLNYRQLNKYLRNYPQPK; encoded by the coding sequence ATGAGGATTCCTTCAGTCATCCTGCTTCAGAGGACACCACCACAGAATGAGAAAAAAGTACCCTTCAAGGAGGCTCTGCCGCTGAAGCTGAAAGATCATGTGAGTGGCAAAGGAGGAGCGCAGTCTGATGTTGCCTGCCTCCATGAGATGTCCATCCTCTTTGCCTGCCTCAAGGGAGCTGAATTCAATGAGAGTGCCTGTGTTAAGGAGATAACCAGCCTGAAAAAGTGCTACAAGACCTTCCTAGACACCAAAACTCAGAAAAAGGCAGAAGACAAGGCAGGCGGAATGGTAACAGGGAAGGATCTCAACTACAGACAACTCAATAAATACCTGAGGAACTACCCACAGCCCAAGTGA
- the LOC129799177 gene encoding 2-hydroxyacyl-CoA lyase 1, with protein MARYRPIQTFLSDFLLPKRKFSLFCPKKPQKLPDHPLLQVKKFSSVMTEVDGNTILAESLKKQGIEYVFGIIGIPVIELSMAMQAAGLKFIGMRNEQSACYAAQAIGYLTGKPGVCLVVSGPGLLHCTGGMANAQINCWPLVVIAGSTSVDHEGIGGFQECPQIELSRPYCKYAARPHSASLIGQHVEKAVRLASYGRPGVSYLDFPGNILQAKVDASAVDYYVHPAPPLSYPEPKSIQEAANLLALAKRPLVIIGKGAAYARAEGAIRKLIQNSNLPFLATPMGKGVVPDTAPQCVASARTLALQKADVILLLGARLNWILHFGRPPRFAGDVKVIQVDLCPEEMHNSILSRVAVQSDILPFAEGLFMKLAQKRFIFNGEKDWWKELKGQCMKNQKTVSQMALDTSTPLNYYAVFHHLQQIIPKDAIIVSEGANTMDIGRSMLHNSLARHRLDAGTFGTMGVGPGFAIAAALFCRDYFPGKKVICVEGDSAFGFSGMEIETMVRYRLPIVIVVVNNGGIYGGFDQESYDTIRSDGDLTQVTPPSALTVETRYENMMALFNQKGYFVREIPELQKAVQESLTLTDRPTIINVIISPSAVRKQQTFGWLTESKL; from the exons ATGGCTCGTTATCGGCCCATTCAAACATTCTTGTCAGACTTTCTCCTTCCGAAGCggaaattttcccttttttgCCCCAAAAAACCCCAAAAGTTGCCTGATCATCCACTGCTACAGGTGAAAAAGTTCTCCAGCGTCATGACGGAAGTTGATGGAAATACAATCCTTGCGGAATCCCTGAAGAAACAG GGCATTGAGTATGTCTTTGGGATAATTGGGATTCCCGTGATAGAGCTGTCGATGGCCATGCAGGCGGCTGGACTGAAGTTCATTGGGATGCGAAATGAGCAGTCTGCTTGCTATGCTGCCCAGGCCATTGGGTACTTGACTGGTAAGCCTGGGGTGTGTTTAGTTGTTTCGGGTCCGGGATTGCTGCACTGCACTGGTGGCATGGCCAATGCCCAGATAAATTGCTGGCCATTGGTGGTTATTGCTGGGTCGACTTCTGTGGACCACGAAGGGATTGGGGGATTCCAGGAGTGTCCACAGATTGAACTGAGTCGTCCGTACTGCAAGTACGCAGCCAGGCCACACAGTGCAAGTCTCATTGGGCAGCATGTGGAGAAGGCTGTTCGATTGGCCAGTTATGGGCGTCCGGGGGTGTCTTACCTTGATTTCCCGGGGAATATTCTTCAGGCTAAAGTTGATGCATCAGCTGTGGATTATTATGTCCATCCAGCTCCACCTTTGAGCTACCCAGAGCCCAAGAGTATCCAAGAGGCGGCTAATCTTCTGGCTCTGGCCAAGCGTCCTCTTGTGATCATTGGGAAGGGTGCTGCTTATGCCAGGGCCGAAGGGGCAATCCGGAAGCTCATTCAGAATTCCAATTTGCCATTCCTGGCCACGCCAATGGGGAAGGGAGTTGTTCCGGACACTGCTCCTCAGTGTGTGGCTTCTGCCAGGACTCTGGCACTCCAGAAGGCTGATGTTATCCTTCTCCTGGGCGCTCGTCTCAACTGGATCTTGCACTTTGGGAGACCTCCTCGCTTTGCGGGCGATGTGAAGGTCATTCAGGTGGATTTGTGCCCTGAAGAGATGCACAACAGCATCCTCAGCAGGGTAGCTGTCCAGTCGGATATCCTGCCCTTTGCTGAGGGGCTTTTTATGAAGCTGGCCCAGAAGCGCTTCATCTTCAACGGGGAGAAGGATTGGTGGAAGGAACTCAAGGGACAGTgcatgaaaaatcaaaagactGTGTCCCAGATGGCTCTGGACACTAGTACTCCTCTCAATTACTACGCAGTCTTCCATCATCTGCAGCAAATCATTCCCAAGGATGCCATAATTGTCAGCGAAGGGGCAAATACCATGGACATCGGAAGGTCCATGCTTCACAATTCCCTGGCCAGGCATCGTCTCGATGCTGGAACTTTTGGGACGATGGGAGTAGGCCCTGGATTCGCCATTGCAGCTGCTTTGTTCTGCCGGGATTACTTCCCCGGGAAAAAGGTGATTTGCGTCGAGGGGGATTCGGCTTTTGGGTTCTCCGGAATGGAAATTGAGACAATGGTTCGCTACAGACTTCCCATTGTCATTGTTGTGGTCAACAATGGAGGCATTTACGGAGGATTTGACCAGGAAAGCTACGACACAATCCGCAGCGATGGAGACTTGACTCAAGT AACTCCCCCGTCAGCCCTCACAGTCGAAACCCGGTACGAGAACATGATGGCACTGTTCAATCAAAAGGGCTACTTTGTCCGGGAGATTCCTGAACTCCAGAAAGCCGTTCAGGAATCCCTCACACTGACTGACAGACCAACAATTATCAACGTGATCATCAGCCCAAGTGCCGTGAGGAAGCAACAAACCTTCGGTTGGCTCACAGAATCCAAGCTCTGA